CAAATGGCGAAGCGGTTAAAAACAGTATTATGCTCACCAGTACCCTATTTTTGCTGTTTCACGGTTTATTGCTAGCCACCATACTCAATGTATTAACCAAACTCGATGAAGAAAACGTAGACGGCTTTACCGATTGGTTATCTCGTTCTTGGTGGACAATGTTGCCTCTAGTGCCACAACTGCTGTTAGCTCTTTTAGTTTTATATGGTATGGGCAGTGATAAAGTAATGTATCAAGACTTGTTTATTACATCGTTAAATAAACTACTGGAGCTGGAACAAGGCCATATGTTTTATGTATTTGCCGAAGGGTTCGATGTATTTTCCATTTGGTCCTATATTTTATTATTTTATTTAGTCGCTACTAAAACTAAATTAGCGACAAGCACTTGCTTAACCATTAGCTTAGTGCCGCTAGTCGTCGAAATAGCCATTAGCTATTTAATGAGCTAAGCAATTAATGGCTAAAATACCCCTGCCATGCTTGCTATTTAAACGAATTGGCTGATTTTTCAGCAAGCAGTGAAATAATTTAAATTTACTGCTTGCAACGAAAACATCATATCGTTAATATGCGCTCCGTCTTCAGAGATAGTCCTATCTCTTGTGTACGACCGTAGCTCAGTTGGTTAGAGCACCACCTTGACATGGTGGGGGTCGGTGGTTCGAGTCCACTCGGTCGTACCAATTTTACTTCTAGTAAATAATCCTTCGTTTTTTAATACCCAACTCTTATCTTTTGTTGACTTGTAACTATTACTTATCTCACGCAGTGATTTACTAGCCATCTTTAAGTTACCAATGTAGACGAGCATTTATGCTTGTTGAGCCTGCAAGCATTTTTCACCTAATAAATCTTATTAATTTTGTAACTACTCAGCGTGTTTATAAATAGAATTGAATTTCTTCCGCTGGTATAAAAAATTACCGTCATACCTGAGTATTCAGGTATCCAGCGCCTTTATTAAAGTAAACGGAGCTCACGTTTACTAAACAAAGTCACTAGATTACCGCATTCGCAGGTTTCTTGTTCCAGACGAAACCCAAGTACCTACATCCTGTAGGCACGGCAAAGACGAGGTAATTAGCAATATTAAGGCGCGTAAAACAAATTACGCTGAATAGATACTTAATTTTTCACTTATAGGGGATTAACCAGCCTACAAAATAGAAACGAAATAACAAAGAAGATAAATATGTTGAAAGATAAGCAGCCTTTTCTCCCCCCAGAGTCGAGGCCGCTCATCAGTCAGGTCAACAAGTAGTTAACCTCATGGTGTACGGTGTAAGTAGTGTCAGCCTTACTTCAACTACTTATAAAAAACTCCTCCCAAAAAGTTTCAACGCACACCTCAATACCACCCTAATTCACTTGGGAAACACGACATTGCGTTAAAGTTGTATCAGGGACGATACTGATTCTGTATACGGAGCGATCAGCGTTGCCGATCAAATCCGTTAAAAAGTGAGTATGTATGATGCGGGAACTAAAAATGTAATCACAAGCTCAGACGCCATTGTCTGTTAACATTCTCACCAAAGTAGTGAGAAAAGACCACAATCCCCGTAAAGGTGCACCATTCTCATACATTACTGACCAACACTCAACATTTTCTATGGATATTTTAGTTATTTCTTAAAACTATAATGGTGGTCGTTGCGTATAAAGTATGAAAGAGATAATTCGTTTAAATTTTTACAACAAAATTTAAACCATTGACGAGTATCAATCCTTGATGAACCTGCAAACCAAATCTTTGTAGATGAGCATTTATGCTTGTAGAACCTGTAAACCAATTCCCTTGTAGGCGAGCTTTTAAGCTTGCAGAGCCTGCAAACACAACCTTCGTAGACAAACATTTAAACTTGCAGAGCCTGCAAACATAACCTTTGTAGATGTCCATTTATGCTTGTAGAACCTGCAAACCAATTCCCTTGTAGACAAACATTTAAACTTGCAGAGCCTGCAAACCAAATCCTTGTGACGAATATTTATAATTATTGAAGCTGCAACAAGATTGCATGAAATTAACCTAATCTAGCTAGGTAACTTGGCTATCACAGCAAAGGACTGTATATATCTAAACTGCAATGACAACTGAGCTAATAATATTCTATAGTTATTAAATAAGCTGAACATACAACTTACAGTCATACAAAAACAACCACCAACAACAACCCAATAAATGGTAAACAATGAACAACAGTTTTAAACATATTTGTCTCGCGTCTTTCACGATTATAGGATTACTGGCTTGCAACGACCATTCAACAACAGAAAAAAACACGTTACCTCAACCTAAAACACCTGTGCAAACAACAAATGCGATTGATACTACGCATAAGGCCGATACCCAAGCAATACAGCTTTTTGACGAAATTTTTGAAGCTCAGTTAGCAAGAAGTCCGATGTATTTAACTTACCTTGGTAGAAAGACTGACCAAGATAAATGGGATGACTTAAGTGATGCTTATCAATTAGACACTCACAAACTCAATCAGTCGTTACTTGCAAAGCTGCAACGCATTGAAAAACAGGCACTAAGCCCTTCAGTACAGTTAAGTTATACCCTGCTGGAAAATCAATTACAGAATGACATTGATGACTACCAATGGCGATTGCATAGTTACCCGGTTAATCAAATGTGGGGCACTCATACACAAGTGCCTTCCATGTTAATTAATCAGCATAAAATAGATACCATTGACGATGCCAAGGCGTATATAAGCCGAATAAACAAGGTGAGTCATTTATTTGATCAATTAATTATCGGCTTAGATAAACGAGCAGAAGCCGGCATTATTGTGCCTAAATTTGTATTTAAGCATGTTATTGCTACTAATGAAAATATCGCGAGCGGTAGCCCTATATCTGAGGGAAAACCCAACCCAGTTTGGCTAGATTTTACAACCAAGTTAGACAAACTGTTTGCAGGGCAAGACGCTTCAAGCCACGTACAGAAACAAACGTTACTGGCACAAGCTGAAATTGCGTTAAAAGAATCGTTTGCGCCAGCTTATAAAAAGTTAAACACCTATTTAAGCAAATTAGAAAACCAAGCCGACGACAAAGATGGTGTATGGAAATTGCCGAATGGCGACGCTTTTTACCGCAATGCATTAGCGCGTACAACCACAACTAACTTAACCGCAGAACAAATCCACAACATCGGCCTTGCAGAAGTAAAACGCATACATGAAGAAATGCGCCAAATTCAACATCAAGTTGAGTTTAACGGTACGCTGGCTGAATTTATGCAATTTGTTAAAACCAACAAGTCATTCTTTTATGCCAATACACCGGCAGGAAAAAGCCAATATTTAGCCGAAGCGACTCAACTAATTGATGACATGAAACTTAAATTACCTGAACTGTTTTCAACTTTGCCCAAAGCCGACATCATTGTGAAAGCGGTTGAAGAATATAGAGAACAATCAGCAGGTAAAGCGTTTTATCAACGCCCTTCAGAAGACGGGAAACGTCCTGGTACTTACTATGCCAACTTATACGATATGCAAGCCATGCCAACCTACCAAATGGCCGCACTTGCTTACCATGAAGGCTTACCAGGTCACCACATGCAGATTGCGATAGCACAAGAACTTAAAGACGTACCCAAATTCAGACGCTTTGGCTTTTATACCGCCTACACAGAAGGCTGGGGACTTTACTCAGAATATATTCCAAAAGAGATCGGTTTTTATCAAGACCCCTACTCTGATTTTGGCCGTTTAGCGATGGAACTGTGGCGAGCATGTCGCTTAGTAGTCGACACAGGAATACACGCTAAAAAGTGGACACGCCAACAAGGGATTGACTACTATCTTGCCAACACGCCAAATGCCGAATCGGATGCTATAAAAATGGTTGAGCGCCACATTGTTATGCCATCGCAAGCAACCGCTTATAAAATAGGCATGATGAAAATATTAGAGTTAAGAGAAAGCGCAAAAGCCAAGTTAGGTCAAAAGTTTGATATTAGAGCTTTTCACGATGTGGTATTGAAAAACGGCGCCATCCCTTTGGATGAACTTGAAAAACAAGTTGATAACTGGGTGTTAAAAACGCTTTGACCGTAAGCCATATAAAAATGCCGAGCATTGCTCGGCATTAAATAGTTAAGAGATTAAGAAAAGTATCTTAGTTTATGTAACTTGGTCAATTAGCCCAATAAACCTAAAACAGCGCCAGCATTTTGATTAGATTGCTGCGCGACAATAGAAGCGGCTTGGCTAGCCACGTTATTGGCGACATTTTCAGACGCGGCGGCGGCATAATCAGTATCTTGAATACGCGAGCGTGAAGCTTGAATGTTTTCATTCGCTTGCGACAAATTATTAATATTCGACTCAAACGCATTTTGCGCGGCTCCTAATTCACCGCGCTGTAAACTAACAAACTCACTTAAACCATCTAACGCCACAATAGCTGACGCCACACCGCCAGGAGCTGTTACATCAATATCACCTAAACCAAGCGAAGCCGTTTGCGCAGCTAAATTAGATGTGCCAATGGTACGGGTATCACCCGCATTCGATCCTGTTTGAAACGTAAATTCATTGTCGCCAGTGAATAACGATTGACCATTAAATTGCGTTTGTTCAATGGTTGCTTGAATATTACCTTGCAACGCGGAAATTTCTGATTGAATAGCTTGGCGATCAGCATCGGTTAATATGCCACTACCCGCTTGAATAGTAAGCTCGCGAATACGCTGAGTATCTTCACCTATACCGGCTAATGCGCCATCAGCCGTTTGTGCCAACGAAACACCATCGTAAGAGTTACGAATAGACTGTTGATAAGCGTTAGACTCAGCCGTTAAACGCTCAATGATCTGCTGTGCAGCCGCACCATCTGCCGCACTATTGATCTTTTTACCTGAAGATAACTTTTCAAGATTCTTTTCTTGCTTCTCGCGGATCTGATCCAAAAAGCTAGTGTTAGTTCCAGTAGAAATATTATTTATTGCCATCACCTACTACCCCTAGTAAGTCAATACCTATTAAGTATAGTAAAGCTCAGCCATTGATCAATCAATGGTTAAAGATTAATTATTGAGCAATACGTCAATAATTTTAGTTTGTTCCTGTTTATCCAAATAAGGATGCATGGGTAAACTAATGACAGTGGCAGCCAATTTTTCTGCATTCTGGAGGCTTGTATAAAGCTTATTACCTTGAAATACAGACTGTTGGTGCATACACGTTTGATAATAAACAGCCGACGGTATGTCGTACCGTTTCAGAAGCTGTTGTAACTCAGGTTGGTGTTCTACTTGTAAAGTATATTGTGCCCAGCTACTGCCAAAAGTTTGCGGTATGGTAGGCACAAAAAATTTATCCGATAGCGCTGAATGATAGTTATTAGCGACTCTATTTCTCGCAGCTAATTCATCATCAAACACAGCCAATTTTTCTAGCAATATTGCGGCTTGGATAGTATCGAGACGGCTGTTTAAGCCTATTCGAACGTTATCGTATTTATCACGTCCTTTACCGTGTACTCTCAATGATTTGAGCTTTTCACTATATTCGTCGTTGTCAGTGAAAATAGCGCCACCATCACCGTAGCAACCTAATGGTTTGGCCGGAAAAAAGCTGGTAGTGGCGATATCACCAAAGCTCCCAGCTTTTTTGCTATTAATCGCACCGCCAAAACCTTGTGCTGCATCTTCTATCACTAATAAATCATATTGTTTAGCAATCCGGTCGATGGCTTCGTAATTGGCGGGCAATCCGAACAAATCAACTGAAATCACCGCTTTTAGATTTAACTGACTTTCCTGTTTTACCGCGTTGATAGCAGCTTCTAAACTCTGTGGTGATAAATTAAAAGTATCTAGCTCAACATCAACAAAAATAGGGGTTGCACCCGCTAAAGCAATCACCTCAGCACTGGCAAAAAACGTAAATGTTGGAACAAAAACCGCATCACCCGCTTTCACATCAAATGTCATTAACGCCAGTTGCAATGCATCGGTTCCGTTGGCACAAGTAATTGTGTGTTTAACCCCAACATACCGACTAAGCTGCGCTTCAAGCTCAGTTACTTCAGGGCCAAGTATATATTTACCATGTTCTAATACGGTTTGAATACGGTTATCAATTCGAGCCTTAAGTGATTGATATTGCGCTTGTAGATCAATAAATTGCATAAAATAGCCAAGGTAGAATTAAGACTCTGTCAGTTTAACGAGTTTATTGTGTTTTAGCTGATAAATACTGCCAGTATGTGAACAGCGCGCTTCAGCCTCCCCCACTAAGGGCAACTCTAATTGCTCGCCAAATTCACTCATCCAACCGATTTGTTTGGCGGGAACACCTACTACGAGCGCATAATCAGGAACTGATTTATTAATCACCGCCCCGGCACCAACAAACGCATATTTACCAATGGTAACACCACACACCACAGTACAATTAGCCCCTAGCGTTGCGCCTTGCTTAACCAGTGTATCTCTGTATTCCGATTTACGCTCAATCGCAGAGCGAGGGTTATAGACATTAGTAAAAACCATACTGGGACCACAAAATACATCGTCTTCTAGATAGACGTTATCGTATACAGAAACATTGTTCTGAATTTTGCAGTTATTGCCAATTTCAACTTTATTGCCAACAAACACATTTTGCCCCAACGAGCATTTTTCACCAATTTTTGCACCGCCACAAACATGCACAAAATGCCAGATCCGGCTACCGGCTCCGATTTTCGCACCTTCATCGACAATGGCTGATTCGTGAATAGAGATGGTCATTTAGTTTACTCGTGATAAAAATGGATGGGACAACCCAGTTGGCGTAACTGTTGAAGCAGCTCGAATGTTTTCAACAGTGGTAACACAATGCCGAGCATCTTCAATGCCATAGCCGTTACCCGCCAGAATCTCTTGATAACTAACCGTGTGTAAATCAGTAAAGCCGCCGGAAAACTCAATTTCATCACCGTCAACTGTTATGGAACGAAAAGTCGTTTGTTTACCTATGACAGAATCGGGTAAATCAGTTGCATCAATTGATAAAAACCAAGGTACTTGCGCCTTTTCATATTCAAGATAACCGCAGGCTTTATATTCATCGACATAGTGAACTTCACTTTTTACCAAATCACCAAATATAAAATGCAACATATCAAAAAAATGCACCCCTATATTTGTTGCAACACCGAAAGACTTTCGCGGATCGCCCTTCCAGCTCTCCATATACCATTTACC
This genomic window from Saccharobesus litoralis contains:
- a CDS encoding DUF885 domain-containing protein, which produces MNNSFKHICLASFTIIGLLACNDHSTTEKNTLPQPKTPVQTTNAIDTTHKADTQAIQLFDEIFEAQLARSPMYLTYLGRKTDQDKWDDLSDAYQLDTHKLNQSLLAKLQRIEKQALSPSVQLSYTLLENQLQNDIDDYQWRLHSYPVNQMWGTHTQVPSMLINQHKIDTIDDAKAYISRINKVSHLFDQLIIGLDKRAEAGIIVPKFVFKHVIATNENIASGSPISEGKPNPVWLDFTTKLDKLFAGQDASSHVQKQTLLAQAEIALKESFAPAYKKLNTYLSKLENQADDKDGVWKLPNGDAFYRNALARTTTTNLTAEQIHNIGLAEVKRIHEEMRQIQHQVEFNGTLAEFMQFVKTNKSFFYANTPAGKSQYLAEATQLIDDMKLKLPELFSTLPKADIIVKAVEEYREQSAGKAFYQRPSEDGKRPGTYYANLYDMQAMPTYQMAALAYHEGLPGHHMQIAIAQELKDVPKFRRFGFYTAYTEGWGLYSEYIPKEIGFYQDPYSDFGRLAMELWRACRLVVDTGIHAKKWTRQQGIDYYLANTPNAESDAIKMVERHIVMPSQATAYKIGMMKILELRESAKAKLGQKFDIRAFHDVVLKNGAIPLDELEKQVDNWVLKTL
- a CDS encoding flagellin N-terminal helical domain-containing protein, which translates into the protein MAINNISTGTNTSFLDQIREKQEKNLEKLSSGKKINSAADGAAAQQIIERLTAESNAYQQSIRNSYDGVSLAQTADGALAGIGEDTQRIRELTIQAGSGILTDADRQAIQSEISALQGNIQATIEQTQFNGQSLFTGDNEFTFQTGSNAGDTRTIGTSNLAAQTASLGLGDIDVTAPGGVASAIVALDGLSEFVSLQRGELGAAQNAFESNINNLSQANENIQASRSRIQDTDYAAAASENVANNVASQAASIVAQQSNQNAGAVLGLLG
- a CDS encoding acyltransferase, whose amino-acid sequence is MTISIHESAIVDEGAKIGAGSRIWHFVHVCGGAKIGEKCSLGQNVFVGNKVEIGNNCKIQNNVSVYDNVYLEDDVFCGPSMVFTNVYNPRSAIERKSEYRDTLVKQGATLGANCTVVCGVTIGKYAFVGAGAVINKSVPDYALVVGVPAKQIGWMSEFGEQLELPLVGEAEARCSHTGSIYQLKHNKLVKLTES
- a CDS encoding YIP1 family protein, with protein sequence MNNFFSTFKYIATRPKFAFQQLDNNSAKGWQPLLLILLTINLFWFGYFNYIDLDWLHQQQLNLYASNVSPAEVEQLKVALPNGEAVKNSIMLTSTLFLLFHGLLLATILNVLTKLDEENVDGFTDWLSRSWWTMLPLVPQLLLALLVLYGMGSDKVMYQDLFITSLNKLLELEQGHMFYVFAEGFDVFSIWSYILLFYLVATKTKLATSTCLTISLVPLVVEIAISYLMS
- a CDS encoding DegT/DnrJ/EryC1/StrS family aminotransferase, which translates into the protein MQFIDLQAQYQSLKARIDNRIQTVLEHGKYILGPEVTELEAQLSRYVGVKHTITCANGTDALQLALMTFDVKAGDAVFVPTFTFFASAEVIALAGATPIFVDVELDTFNLSPQSLEAAINAVKQESQLNLKAVISVDLFGLPANYEAIDRIAKQYDLLVIEDAAQGFGGAINSKKAGSFGDIATTSFFPAKPLGCYGDGGAIFTDNDEYSEKLKSLRVHGKGRDKYDNVRIGLNSRLDTIQAAILLEKLAVFDDELAARNRVANNYHSALSDKFFVPTIPQTFGSSWAQYTLQVEHQPELQQLLKRYDIPSAVYYQTCMHQQSVFQGNKLYTSLQNAEKLAATVISLPMHPYLDKQEQTKIIDVLLNN